The following coding sequences lie in one Hydrogenophaga sp. PBL-H3 genomic window:
- a CDS encoding magnesium transporter CorA family protein — protein sequence MRVFHILPGSVSESTNLPMVLPAKGYVWIACGRREFELEQGAVQSTLQVLSGMTLVDLHISDLLNNQLPSHYDYTSQYDILVFRRLTTGHSETDLAHPGAVLTQTLKRGGPPVLRRIDTSPVGFAVFDRVLLTVHPAGCQVLDHYATRLMTATTAASRAAGIALPPSPADLMLRIVNQMVDGYLDLRRELTRQLDHWQGELLSPRARFSNWGSLLDARISLHHLDEICEDQRSAIQDWIEALNTWEPNEHNGGQRGLELLKVRSRDVLEHIERVVHHVRRLEQNAETAVQMHFSAQSNRTNDIMRTLTALTAIFLPLNLIAGIFGMNFEFIPLTHLKSGFWWAMGSMALTAAVLGVVFWRKRYLARTAR from the coding sequence ATGCGCGTCTTCCACATCCTGCCCGGCTCGGTGAGCGAGTCCACGAACCTGCCGATGGTGCTGCCCGCCAAAGGCTACGTCTGGATCGCCTGCGGGCGGCGGGAATTCGAGCTGGAGCAAGGCGCGGTGCAATCCACTTTGCAGGTGCTGTCGGGCATGACGCTGGTGGACCTGCACATCTCGGACCTGCTCAACAACCAGCTGCCCTCGCACTACGACTACACCTCGCAGTACGACATCTTGGTGTTCCGGCGGCTCACCACGGGCCACAGCGAAACCGACCTGGCCCACCCGGGCGCGGTGTTGACGCAGACCCTCAAACGCGGCGGCCCCCCGGTGCTGCGGCGCATCGACACCAGCCCGGTCGGGTTCGCGGTGTTCGACCGCGTGCTGCTCACCGTCCACCCCGCGGGTTGCCAGGTGCTGGACCACTACGCCACACGGCTCATGACAGCGACCACCGCAGCCTCTCGCGCCGCCGGCATTGCCCTGCCGCCGAGCCCGGCCGACCTGATGCTGCGCATCGTCAACCAGATGGTCGACGGTTACCTGGACCTGCGGCGCGAACTCACGCGCCAGCTCGACCACTGGCAAGGAGAACTGCTGAGCCCGCGCGCGCGCTTCAGCAACTGGGGCTCCCTGCTGGATGCCCGCATCTCACTGCACCACCTCGACGAAATCTGCGAAGACCAGCGCTCGGCGATCCAGGACTGGATCGAGGCACTGAACACCTGGGAGCCCAACGAGCACAACGGCGGCCAGCGCGGGCTGGAGCTGCTCAAGGTGCGTTCGCGCGACGTGCTCGAACACATCGAGCGTGTGGTGCACCACGTGCGCCGGCTGGAGCAGAACGCCGAGACCGCCGTGCAGATGCACTTCTCGGCCCAGAGCAACCGCACGAACGACATCATGCGCACGCTCACGGCACTCACTGCGATCTTCCTGCCGCTGAACCTGATCGCCGGCATCTTCGGCATGAACTTCGAGTTCATCCCGCTGACCCACCTGAAGAGTGGTTTCTGGTGGGCCATGGGCTCCATGGCGCTCACTGCCGCGGTGCTGGGCGTGGTGTTCTGGCGCAAGCGCTACCTGGCGCGCACGGCGCGCTGA
- a CDS encoding alpha/beta hydrolase — protein sequence MNAQTESLTMAGPAGQIELAIDRPDGAARGTAVIAHPHPLHGGTLTNKVVQTLARASVLAGWTAVRFNFRGVGASEGVYDEGRGELDDLLAVVAAHAAEGPLCLAGFSFGAFVTSHAAANLHASRDIQRLVLVGTATSRFDAAPVPAELHTRTLVVHGEQDDTVPLASVMDWARPQVLPVLVVPGGGHFFHGQLPMLRELVLRHLRA from the coding sequence ATGAACGCCCAGACCGAAAGCTTGACGATGGCTGGCCCTGCGGGGCAGATTGAGCTGGCCATTGACCGGCCCGATGGTGCGGCGCGGGGTACCGCGGTCATCGCGCACCCCCATCCGCTGCATGGCGGCACGCTGACCAACAAGGTGGTGCAAACGCTGGCCCGGGCCAGTGTGTTGGCGGGCTGGACAGCGGTGCGGTTCAATTTCAGGGGCGTGGGCGCCAGCGAGGGCGTGTACGACGAAGGTCGTGGTGAACTCGACGACCTGCTGGCTGTGGTCGCCGCTCACGCGGCCGAGGGCCCGCTGTGTCTGGCAGGCTTCTCGTTTGGGGCCTTTGTCACCAGCCACGCTGCCGCGAACCTGCATGCTTCGCGCGACATCCAGCGCCTGGTGCTCGTCGGCACGGCAACCAGCCGATTCGACGCCGCCCCCGTTCCTGCGGAACTCCACACCCGAACCCTGGTCGTTCATGGGGAGCAGGACGATACTGTCCCACTGGCCAGCGTGATGGACTGGGCCAGGCCCCAGGTGCTGCCAGTGCTGGTGGTGCCGGGTGGAGGTCATTTTTTTCACGGCCAGCTCCCGATGTTGCGGGAACTGGTGTTGCGTCACCTGCGCGCCTGA
- a CDS encoding VanZ family protein, translated as MNARSSAWPLAFLFACLVVYASLYPFTGWRDQGVVPLAFLQAPLPQYWTGFDIASNLVGYAPLGFLLALASQRSGTGAARWSWVVALGLPTLLSLAVEMLQSYLPMRVSSNVDLVLNVAGAALGVALALLIERLGALRRWSQIRANWFEPSAHGSLVLLALWPFALLYPQPVPFGLGHVWDRLESGLTALLIDTPFLEWVPVREFAPVPLSPLAEAFCIGLSVLAPLLMGYADMRSRARRLVFCGLLLGGAVCVAGLSAALTYGPDHAWAWITPQAQLGLAATLVAGVLFVAMPRRMCNVVMLLCLAVSLSLLNGAPISPYFAQSLEAWEQGRFIRFHGLSQWLGWLWPFAALVFGLLAVSRSTYVSSHTSKIDL; from the coding sequence TTGAATGCGCGCTCATCCGCCTGGCCGCTGGCGTTTCTGTTCGCCTGCCTGGTGGTGTACGCCAGCCTGTACCCGTTCACCGGCTGGCGCGACCAGGGCGTGGTGCCGCTCGCGTTCCTGCAGGCACCTTTGCCCCAGTACTGGACGGGCTTTGACATTGCCTCCAACTTGGTCGGGTATGCCCCGCTGGGATTCCTGTTGGCGCTGGCATCGCAGCGCTCCGGCACCGGAGCCGCCCGCTGGTCGTGGGTGGTGGCGCTGGGTCTGCCGACGTTGCTGTCCTTGGCGGTGGAAATGTTGCAGAGCTACCTGCCCATGCGGGTGTCTTCCAATGTGGATCTGGTTTTGAACGTCGCAGGCGCTGCCCTGGGGGTGGCGCTGGCGCTGTTGATCGAGCGCCTGGGAGCGCTGCGCCGCTGGAGCCAGATCCGCGCCAACTGGTTCGAGCCTTCGGCACACGGGAGTCTTGTGCTGCTGGCGCTGTGGCCTTTTGCCCTGCTGTATCCCCAACCGGTTCCATTCGGCCTTGGTCATGTCTGGGACCGCCTTGAATCGGGCCTCACCGCGTTGCTGATCGACACGCCGTTTCTGGAGTGGGTGCCTGTGCGCGAGTTCGCTCCCGTTCCCCTGAGTCCGCTGGCAGAGGCGTTCTGCATTGGTCTGAGCGTGCTGGCTCCCCTCCTCATGGGCTATGCCGACATGCGTTCGCGTGCTCGTCGTTTGGTGTTCTGCGGTTTGCTGCTGGGCGGCGCCGTGTGCGTGGCGGGCCTGTCGGCTGCCCTGACCTACGGCCCTGACCATGCCTGGGCCTGGATCACGCCGCAAGCCCAGCTCGGCCTGGCTGCGACCCTGGTTGCGGGAGTGCTTTTTGTGGCCATGCCGCGCCGGATGTGCAACGTGGTAATGCTGTTGTGCTTGGCGGTGTCGCTGAGCCTTCTTAATGGCGCGCCCATCAGTCCCTACTTCGCCCAGTCTCTGGAGGCTTGGGAGCAGGGACGATTCATCCGTTTCCACGGCTTGTCCCAATGGCTGGGCTGGTTGTGGCCCTTTGCCGCACTCGTGTTCGGCCTGCTGGCAGTGTCCCGCTCAACGTATGTGTCCTCGCACACCTCTAAAATCGATCTATGA
- the hemB gene encoding porphobilinogen synthase, whose amino-acid sequence MHTPAPYPFSRPRRLRRDPFTRDLVREHRLSAADLIYPVFVLDGANRREAVSSMPGVERLSLDLLLPVAEECVALGIPVMALFPVIDQSLKTPDGQEALNPDGLVPRVVRELKRRFPQLGVMTDVALDPYTSHGQDGLLDEHNYILNDPTVEILVKQAVNQAQAGVDMVAPSDMMDGRIGAIRAALEAHGLVHTKIMAYSAKYASAFYGPFRDAVGSAANLGKADKKVYQMDPGNSNEALREVALDLAEGADMVMVKPGMPYLDIVRRVKDEFAVPTFAYQVSGEYAMLKAAALNGWLDHDAVMMESLLAFKRAGADGVLTYFARDAARLLRG is encoded by the coding sequence ATGCACACCCCCGCCCCCTACCCCTTCAGCCGCCCCCGCCGCCTGCGCCGGGATCCGTTCACCCGCGATCTGGTGCGTGAACACCGGCTGAGCGCGGCCGACCTGATCTACCCCGTGTTCGTGCTCGACGGCGCGAACCGCCGCGAGGCGGTGAGCTCCATGCCGGGCGTGGAACGCCTGAGCCTGGACCTGCTGCTGCCGGTGGCCGAAGAGTGTGTGGCGCTGGGCATTCCGGTGATGGCGCTGTTCCCGGTGATCGACCAGTCGCTGAAGACGCCCGACGGCCAGGAGGCGCTGAACCCCGACGGCCTTGTACCGCGCGTGGTGCGCGAGCTGAAAAGGCGCTTCCCGCAGCTCGGCGTGATGACCGACGTGGCGCTCGACCCCTACACCAGCCACGGTCAGGACGGGCTGCTCGACGAGCACAACTACATCCTGAACGACCCCACGGTGGAGATCCTGGTGAAGCAGGCTGTGAACCAGGCCCAGGCGGGCGTGGACATGGTCGCGCCCAGCGACATGATGGACGGGCGCATCGGCGCCATTCGCGCCGCGCTCGAGGCCCACGGCCTGGTGCACACGAAGATCATGGCCTACAGCGCCAAGTACGCCAGCGCGTTCTACGGCCCGTTCCGCGACGCGGTGGGCTCGGCCGCCAACCTGGGCAAGGCCGACAAGAAGGTCTACCAGATGGACCCGGGCAATTCCAACGAGGCCCTGCGCGAGGTGGCCCTGGATCTGGCCGAAGGCGCCGACATGGTGATGGTCAAACCCGGCATGCCCTATCTGGACATCGTGCGCCGGGTAAAAGACGAGTTCGCCGTGCCCACCTTCGCCTACCAGGTCAGCGGCGAGTACGCCATGCTCAAGGCTGCCGCCCTCAACGGCTGGCTGGACCACGACGCGGTGATGATGGAGAGCCTGCTGGCCTTCAAGCGCGCGGGCGCGGACGGTGTACTGACCTATTTCGCGCGCGACGCCGCCCGGCTGCTGCGCGGCTGA
- a CDS encoding CopD family protein, with amino-acid sequence MLWVKSFHIVFVASWFAGLFYLPRIFVNLAMVPPESVAERERLLLMARKLMRFTSLLAVPALALGLWLWLGYGIGMGAGNGWMHAKLFVVLLVLGYHHTCGVMLRQFARGANRRNHVWYRWFNEAPVILLVAAVVLVVVKPF; translated from the coding sequence ATGCTCTGGGTCAAATCCTTTCACATCGTTTTCGTGGCCAGCTGGTTTGCCGGTCTCTTTTACCTGCCCCGAATTTTCGTGAATCTGGCGATGGTTCCACCCGAAAGTGTGGCCGAGCGTGAGCGCTTGCTCTTGATGGCGCGCAAGCTGATGCGCTTCACCAGTCTGTTGGCGGTTCCCGCGTTGGCTCTTGGTCTGTGGCTGTGGCTGGGTTATGGCATCGGCATGGGCGCTGGCAACGGATGGATGCATGCCAAGCTGTTCGTGGTCCTGCTGGTCCTGGGCTACCACCACACATGCGGCGTGATGCTCCGGCAGTTCGCACGGGGCGCCAACCGCCGCAACCATGTCTGGTACCGCTGGTTCAACGAGGCCCCGGTGATCTTGCTGGTGGCAGCGGTGGTGCTGGTGGTCGTCAAGCCGTTCTGA
- a CDS encoding (2Fe-2S) ferredoxin domain-containing protein — protein sequence MSENKSYYERHIFFCLNQRNNGEASCADHNAQAAFDRCKSQAKAQGLLGAGKVRVNKAGCLDRCAGGPIAVVYPEAVWYSYVDEHDIDDIVQSHLRDGVVVQRLVTPSDVGR from the coding sequence ATGAGTGAAAACAAGTCTTATTACGAACGCCACATTTTCTTCTGTCTCAATCAGCGGAACAACGGCGAAGCCTCCTGCGCCGACCACAATGCTCAGGCGGCATTCGACCGCTGTAAATCACAGGCCAAGGCGCAGGGGCTTCTGGGCGCGGGCAAGGTTCGCGTGAACAAGGCGGGTTGCCTGGATCGCTGTGCAGGTGGTCCGATCGCCGTGGTTTACCCGGAAGCCGTCTGGTACAGCTACGTTGACGAGCACGACATTGATGATATTGTGCAGTCGCATCTGCGCGATGGCGTGGTGGTCCAGCGGCTGGTGACGCCGTCCGATGTGGGGCGCTGA